The following proteins are encoded in a genomic region of Nonomuraea muscovyensis:
- a CDS encoding PPOX class F420-dependent oxidoreductase, whose translation MSFTQAELDYLAGQRLGRLATVSPAGQVQNNPVGFFVDAASGTITIGGHALGASKKFRNIQRGSTVSFVVDDLASVDPWVVRGIEIRGSAVALTDHEPPVPYFSREIITITPSKIISWGWDGARTSRTV comes from the coding sequence ATGAGCTTCACGCAGGCAGAACTCGACTATCTGGCCGGGCAGCGCCTCGGGCGTCTGGCCACCGTTTCTCCCGCCGGTCAGGTTCAGAACAACCCCGTGGGGTTCTTCGTGGACGCCGCCTCGGGCACGATCACCATCGGCGGGCACGCGCTGGGTGCGTCCAAGAAGTTCAGGAATATCCAGCGGGGCAGCACCGTATCGTTCGTCGTGGACGACCTGGCCTCGGTGGACCCGTGGGTGGTGCGCGGCATCGAGATCCGGGGCTCGGCGGTGGCTCTGACGGACCACGAGCCGCCGGTGCCGTACTTCTCGCGGGAAATCATCACGATCACGCCCAGCAAGATCATCTCTTGGGGGTGGGACGGGGCTCGGACGAGCCGCACGGTGTGA
- a CDS encoding RNA polymerase sigma factor, producing the protein MTAEVEHLLRVEAPQVLGALVRRFGQFDIAEDAVQEALLAASRAWPVDGVPANPRSWLIRIGYRRMVDLLRSDQARRRREQEAGIAELTMREPARQARPAQETDDTLTLLLLCCHPALSATSQVALTLRAVGGLTTGEIAHAYGTTENTMGTRISRAKQQLARAGARFTPPTDADRDSRTAAVMQALYLIFNEGYTASAGDHLARVDLTREAIRLTRMLRESLPGDAEVTGLLALMLLTESRRPARIGGDDELVPLDEQDRTQWDPDLIREGTELIDSVWSGHEVGPYQLQAAIAAVHAAAPSPEQTDWPQIAVLYLWLERLNPTAPVRLSRVVAIAKAYGPARGLALLDDLNRRHRLDQESLTRQRERAVRAHLLQLTGDAAGAATLYREAAALTDNQVEQRYLVSRADRLTARPDHDG; encoded by the coding sequence ATGACCGCAGAGGTCGAGCACCTGCTGCGCGTGGAGGCGCCGCAGGTGCTCGGCGCGTTGGTGCGACGCTTCGGCCAGTTCGACATCGCCGAGGACGCGGTGCAGGAGGCGCTGCTCGCCGCGAGCCGGGCGTGGCCGGTCGACGGCGTGCCGGCGAACCCGCGTAGCTGGCTGATCCGGATCGGCTACCGGCGGATGGTCGACCTGCTCCGCTCCGATCAGGCCCGCCGAAGGCGTGAGCAGGAAGCAGGGATAGCCGAGCTGACCATGCGGGAACCGGCCCGCCAGGCGCGCCCCGCACAGGAGACCGACGACACCCTCACCCTGCTGCTGCTCTGCTGCCACCCCGCGCTGAGCGCCACCTCCCAGGTGGCGCTCACGCTACGCGCCGTGGGCGGCCTGACGACCGGTGAGATCGCGCACGCCTACGGGACGACCGAGAACACCATGGGTACGCGGATCAGCCGGGCCAAACAGCAACTGGCTCGCGCCGGCGCCCGCTTCACCCCGCCGACCGACGCCGACCGGGACAGCCGGACGGCCGCCGTGATGCAGGCGCTCTACCTGATCTTCAACGAGGGTTACACGGCCTCTGCTGGCGACCACCTCGCCCGGGTCGATCTGACCCGCGAAGCGATCCGGCTGACCCGCATGCTCCGCGAGTCCCTGCCCGGCGACGCCGAAGTGACCGGCCTGCTCGCACTGATGCTGCTCACCGAGTCACGGCGCCCCGCCCGCATCGGGGGAGACGACGAGCTGGTGCCGCTGGACGAGCAGGACCGGACGCAGTGGGATCCCGACTTGATCCGGGAGGGCACCGAGCTGATCGACAGCGTCTGGAGCGGGCACGAGGTGGGCCCGTACCAGTTGCAGGCGGCCATCGCGGCCGTGCACGCTGCGGCGCCGTCGCCGGAGCAGACGGACTGGCCGCAGATCGCGGTGCTGTACCTGTGGCTCGAACGGCTCAACCCGACCGCGCCGGTGCGGCTCAGCCGGGTGGTGGCGATCGCCAAGGCCTACGGACCGGCCCGCGGGCTGGCACTGCTCGACGACCTCAACCGGCGCCACCGGCTGGATCAGGAATCACTGACCCGGCAGCGCGAACGCGCGGTGCGCGCCCACCTTCTCCAGTTGACCGGCGACGCGGCCGGTGCGGCGACGCTGTACCGCGAGGCAGCGGCCCTGACGGACAACCAGGTCGAGCAGCGATACCTCGTCAGCAGGGCCGATCGCCTGACGGCCCGACCCGATCATGATGGGTAG
- a CDS encoding YciI family protein yields the protein MKYLLLSYTPTAAWDAATADTPSEEAMAAFAAYQKFERELIETGEFVGSEGLGHPAVSTTVRRTPDGVVAIDGPFAELKEVLASFAVIDVASHERAVEIVSRIVEVLGEPIEIRPIMGEDFTA from the coding sequence GTGAAGTATCTGCTGCTCAGCTACACGCCGACGGCCGCCTGGGATGCCGCGACCGCTGACACCCCGTCCGAGGAGGCGATGGCCGCGTTCGCCGCGTACCAGAAGTTCGAGCGTGAACTGATCGAGACGGGTGAGTTCGTCGGCAGCGAGGGGCTCGGCCACCCGGCGGTCAGCACCACGGTCCGCCGGACGCCGGACGGCGTGGTGGCGATCGACGGGCCGTTCGCGGAGCTCAAGGAGGTCCTGGCCAGCTTCGCCGTGATCGACGTGGCCAGCCACGAGCGAGCCGTCGAGATCGTCTCACGGATCGTCGAGGTGCTGGGTGAGCCGATCGAGATCCGGCCGATCATGGGCGAGGACTTCACGGCATGA
- a CDS encoding DUF998 domain-containing protein produces MATVAVPAVRRSSDHLLLAGALAGPVFFASAIVQMLTRDGFDITRHPISQLATGSLGWIQITTFVLAGLGGVALAAGTKRTLTEGVGRRVLPIFVGIFGVGLITAGLFTMDPENGFPVGTPDGPVAQMSWHSVAHSAAAAVAFTALAVAAIVLAVRCARRRAVLPAVLSGTAALVLLLPMSPGHMSIQIAVNGLVAFTWTTVLALFLRRSA; encoded by the coding sequence ATGGCCACCGTCGCCGTCCCCGCCGTCCGCCGCTCGTCCGACCACCTGCTGCTCGCCGGTGCCCTCGCCGGGCCGGTCTTCTTCGCCTCGGCCATCGTCCAGATGCTCACCCGCGACGGCTTCGACATCACCCGCCACCCGATCAGCCAGCTCGCCACCGGCAGCCTCGGCTGGATCCAGATCACGACGTTCGTGCTGGCGGGGCTCGGCGGTGTGGCGCTGGCCGCGGGCACCAAGCGCACGCTCACCGAGGGAGTCGGCCGGCGGGTGCTGCCGATCTTCGTCGGGATCTTCGGCGTCGGCCTGATCACCGCCGGGCTGTTCACCATGGACCCGGAGAACGGCTTCCCGGTCGGCACCCCGGACGGGCCGGTCGCCCAGATGTCCTGGCACAGCGTCGCGCATTCGGCCGCGGCCGCCGTCGCCTTCACCGCGCTGGCCGTCGCCGCCATCGTGCTGGCCGTCCGGTGCGCACGCCGGCGGGCCGTGCTGCCTGCCGTGCTGAGCGGCACCGCCGCGCTCGTCCTGCTGCTGCCCATGTCGCCGGGTCACATGAGCATCCAGATCGCCGTCAACGGGCTGGTCGCCTTCACCTGGACAACCGTCCTGGCTCTGTTCCTGCGCCGTTCCGCCTGA
- a CDS encoding Lrp/AsnC family transcriptional regulator produces the protein MANRKIRPEQAYESKGMDALDLRILAELQVDARVSFAELGRRVALSAPAVADRVQRLEETGVITGYRAEVDPRALGFPVTVMVRIRPAIRELQRISKIAQEVPQIVECYRMTGDDCFYFTMHLRAVDELEPILDLFTPYGHTTTSLIHTAPVPRRPLPLE, from the coding sequence ATGGCGAATCGAAAGATCAGACCCGAGCAGGCATACGAATCCAAGGGAATGGACGCCCTCGACCTTCGTATTCTCGCCGAGCTGCAGGTCGACGCCAGAGTGAGCTTCGCCGAACTGGGCCGCCGGGTCGCCCTGTCGGCCCCAGCGGTGGCCGACAGGGTGCAGCGGCTGGAGGAGACCGGAGTGATCACCGGCTATCGCGCCGAGGTCGACCCTCGGGCCCTGGGCTTTCCGGTCACCGTGATGGTCCGGATCCGTCCGGCGATCCGGGAACTCCAACGCATCTCCAAGATCGCCCAGGAAGTTCCCCAGATCGTCGAATGCTACCGAATGACCGGTGACGACTGCTTCTACTTCACGATGCACCTGCGGGCGGTCGACGAACTCGAACCGATCCTCGACCTGTTCACCCCGTACGGTCACACGACCACGTCTCTCATCCACACTGCGCCCGTGCCACGCCGTCCCCTGCCTCTGGAGTGA
- a CDS encoding EamA family transporter: protein MPPTGPRAVLSTAPPWTYFIGSAVFHYLGPAFAVLLFARLAPLGVAALRIWSAALVFALWRRPWCTLARLDAEGRRTVIASGAVLAAMNACFYLAIARVPLGTVAAIEFLPVIVLAALGARTARNLAALVAAVGGVYVLTDIRLAGEPLGLAFAFANAMLFAAYIVLAHRTARRLRGVSGIDGLAAAMLIACVFVTPMGVGQAAPAVLDPVTLAAGIGVGICSSVIPYVCDQLAMARMARSTYALLVALLPAVATVIGILALRQLPSPAELAGVGLVVLSVALHRELRPSPAAVEITLSQEGKTKCDT from the coding sequence ATGCCGCCCACCGGCCCTCGCGCCGTCCTCTCCACGGCGCCTCCATGGACCTACTTCATCGGAAGCGCCGTCTTCCACTACCTCGGCCCGGCTTTCGCCGTGCTCCTGTTCGCCAGGCTCGCCCCGCTCGGGGTCGCGGCGCTGAGGATCTGGAGCGCCGCACTCGTCTTCGCGCTCTGGCGCCGCCCCTGGTGCACTCTCGCCCGGCTCGACGCCGAGGGGCGTCGTACGGTCATCGCCTCGGGCGCGGTGCTCGCGGCCATGAACGCCTGTTTCTATCTGGCGATCGCCCGCGTGCCCCTGGGCACCGTCGCAGCGATCGAGTTTCTGCCGGTCATCGTGCTGGCCGCGCTCGGTGCCCGTACGGCACGTAACCTCGCGGCACTCGTGGCAGCCGTCGGCGGTGTCTACGTGCTGACCGACATCCGGCTGGCCGGGGAACCACTGGGGTTGGCCTTCGCCTTCGCCAACGCGATGCTGTTCGCCGCCTACATCGTGCTGGCCCACCGTACGGCTCGGCGTCTGCGCGGCGTCAGCGGCATCGACGGGCTGGCTGCCGCCATGCTCATCGCCTGTGTGTTCGTCACACCGATGGGCGTTGGGCAGGCCGCTCCCGCCGTGCTCGACCCGGTCACGCTCGCCGCCGGGATCGGGGTGGGGATCTGTTCGTCGGTGATCCCGTACGTGTGCGATCAACTCGCGATGGCCCGCATGGCCCGCTCCACGTACGCGTTGCTGGTGGCGCTGCTTCCGGCCGTGGCCACGGTGATCGGCATCCTGGCGCTCCGGCAACTCCCCTCACCCGCCGAGCTCGCCGGAGTCGGGCTCGTGGTGCTCTCAGTCGCGCTCCATCGAGAACTTCGGCCTTCTCCCGCCGCGGTGGAGATCACGCTCTCGCAGGAAGGTAAGACGAAATGCGATACATGA
- a CDS encoding aldo/keto reductase produces the protein MRYMKLGSSGLQVSRICLGMMTYGDPGSWEWLLREDAAEPIVRRAVEAGVTFFDTADMYSDGVSEEITGRLLSKLFARRDDYVLATKVYFPMGPGPNDRGLSRKHVLAAIDASLTRLGTDYVDLYQIHRWDDETPIEETMEALHDVVRAGKARYIGASSMYAWQFAKAQHTAQTAGWTRFVSMQNHYNLVYREEEREMIPLCLDQGVGVIPWSPLARGLLTGSRHRDSRPRTVRSGSDRLADSMYEDADFDVVDVVRAVAGERGLPPAQLALAWLLGRPGVNAPIVGASKVGHLNDAIAAVDVSLSEEETARLEAPYRPHRIIGHS, from the coding sequence ATGCGATACATGAAGCTGGGCTCGTCGGGACTGCAGGTCTCCCGGATCTGCCTGGGCATGATGACGTACGGCGATCCAGGTTCCTGGGAGTGGCTGCTGCGAGAGGACGCGGCCGAGCCGATCGTACGGCGCGCGGTCGAGGCCGGTGTGACGTTCTTCGACACCGCCGACATGTACTCCGACGGCGTGAGCGAGGAGATCACCGGGCGGCTGCTCAGCAAGCTCTTCGCGCGCCGCGACGACTACGTTCTCGCCACGAAGGTCTACTTCCCGATGGGGCCGGGCCCGAACGACCGAGGGCTGTCACGCAAACACGTGCTGGCCGCCATCGACGCCTCGCTGACCAGGCTGGGAACCGACTACGTCGATCTGTACCAGATCCACCGCTGGGACGACGAGACGCCGATCGAGGAGACCATGGAGGCTCTGCACGACGTGGTGCGGGCCGGCAAGGCACGCTACATCGGGGCCTCCAGCATGTACGCCTGGCAGTTCGCCAAAGCGCAGCACACCGCTCAGACAGCCGGCTGGACCAGGTTCGTCTCGATGCAGAACCACTACAACCTGGTCTACCGAGAGGAGGAGCGAGAGATGATCCCGCTCTGCCTGGACCAGGGGGTGGGCGTCATCCCGTGGAGCCCGCTGGCGCGCGGACTGCTCACCGGGAGCCGCCACCGCGACAGCCGGCCGCGCACGGTCCGATCCGGCAGCGACCGGCTGGCCGACAGCATGTACGAGGACGCGGATTTCGACGTCGTCGACGTGGTGCGTGCGGTCGCCGGCGAACGAGGCCTGCCACCGGCGCAGCTCGCGCTCGCGTGGCTACTCGGACGGCCTGGGGTGAACGCGCCGATCGTCGGGGCGAGCAAGGTGGGTCATCTGAACGACGCGATCGCGGCGGTGGATGTGTCCCTGAGCGAAGAGGAGACGGCCCGGCTGGAGGCCCCCTACCGGCCACACCGGATCATCGGGCACTCCTGA
- a CDS encoding LysR family transcriptional regulator, with protein MARDLETALLRSFVTAVRAGSISRAAAALGHTQPALSQQLRKLERAVGRPLLHRAPSGVTPTRAGEELLPYAERILALSAQALTETGRALTGHCGVGLLEDLAVSRLPQALADLARLHPDATLEVLSLSNAAMREAYDTGRVQLVLDEVPDLPWPPRWTVRLPLVWAVGQGVAADADPLPVVLFSNTCAWRTSVLETLEGAGRRWRVAFESNSLAGVLAALRAGLGVAALLPANLEPAMACHDAAALPALPDVELGLARHPGTEGDALIDAVETALRRMI; from the coding sequence ATGGCACGTGATCTCGAGACCGCACTGCTGCGGTCGTTCGTCACCGCCGTGCGAGCGGGCAGCATCAGCCGTGCGGCGGCGGCGCTCGGCCACACCCAGCCCGCGCTCAGCCAGCAGTTGCGCAAGCTCGAAAGGGCCGTCGGCAGGCCGCTGCTGCACCGGGCGCCGTCCGGCGTCACGCCGACCCGGGCGGGCGAGGAGCTGCTGCCCTACGCCGAGCGCATTCTCGCGCTGTCGGCACAGGCACTCACCGAAACGGGACGCGCGCTCACCGGGCATTGCGGCGTGGGGCTCCTCGAAGATCTCGCCGTCTCCCGCCTTCCTCAGGCACTCGCCGACCTCGCGCGGCTGCACCCCGACGCCACGCTGGAGGTGCTCAGTCTTTCCAACGCGGCGATGCGGGAGGCCTACGACACGGGCCGTGTCCAGCTCGTGCTCGACGAGGTCCCAGATCTTCCCTGGCCGCCGCGCTGGACGGTGCGTCTGCCGCTGGTCTGGGCGGTCGGGCAGGGTGTCGCCGCCGACGCCGATCCGCTGCCGGTGGTGCTGTTCTCGAACACGTGCGCCTGGCGAACGTCGGTGCTGGAAACGCTGGAAGGCGCCGGGCGCCGCTGGCGGGTGGCGTTCGAGAGCAACAGTCTCGCCGGAGTGCTCGCCGCGCTCCGGGCCGGGCTCGGGGTCGCGGCGCTCCTGCCCGCCAACCTCGAGCCGGCCATGGCCTGCCACGACGCGGCCGCGTTGCCTGCTCTGCCGGACGTCGAACTCGGCCTTGCCCGCCACCCCGGCACCGAAGGTGATGCGCTCATCGACGCCGTGGAGACCGCCCTGCGGCGGATGATCTGA
- a CDS encoding MFS transporter, whose amino-acid sequence MTRFRQVLAVPGMTPLLGTSLLARAAITADVMALTMYVVLALDMSYAAAGAVAAALTAGVALGGPLLGRMIDRRGLRTVLLATVVPQIVFWLTVPVLPYVILLGASFAAGLLMVPVQSVTRQAIAAMTTAGQRRAAFALESVAGELSYMVGPAVVILCAAKVSPDVVAWGVGAAIVAGGAGIALLNPPLRAEDEAAGDAAGRPRRREWLGARMVAVLTMGFGATMLLAGVDLAIVATLEEAGQISWGALVVAVFGVTSVAGGLVYGTLPRPMPTWLLLGLLGLVTIPAGLAHDWPWLCVAVIGAGLLTAPTLSTVSDAVSRLTPASVRGEATGLQSSALSAGFALGSPLVGVAIDASVPAGGFAAAGLAGILAALTGYLLSRRSPAVAPSPSSSSQALEPCDAVAPAP is encoded by the coding sequence GTGACCAGATTTCGACAGGTGCTCGCGGTGCCGGGGATGACGCCACTGCTGGGCACTTCGCTGCTCGCTCGTGCCGCGATCACGGCCGACGTGATGGCGCTGACGATGTACGTCGTGCTTGCCCTCGACATGAGCTACGCAGCCGCGGGAGCCGTGGCGGCGGCGCTCACCGCCGGTGTGGCGCTGGGCGGGCCGCTGCTGGGCCGGATGATCGATCGGCGGGGCCTGCGCACCGTGCTGCTGGCCACGGTTGTGCCGCAGATCGTGTTCTGGCTGACCGTGCCTGTGCTGCCGTACGTGATCTTGCTGGGCGCCTCCTTCGCCGCCGGTCTGCTGATGGTGCCGGTCCAATCCGTTACCAGGCAGGCGATAGCCGCGATGACGACGGCAGGGCAGCGGCGGGCGGCGTTCGCGCTGGAGTCGGTGGCGGGCGAGCTGTCGTACATGGTGGGCCCGGCGGTGGTGATCCTGTGCGCGGCGAAGGTGTCCCCCGACGTGGTGGCATGGGGCGTGGGCGCCGCGATCGTCGCCGGCGGGGCAGGGATCGCCCTGCTCAACCCGCCGCTGCGGGCCGAGGACGAGGCGGCCGGCGACGCAGCGGGCCGGCCCCGGCGCCGGGAGTGGCTGGGAGCGCGCATGGTCGCTGTTCTGACGATGGGGTTCGGCGCCACGATGCTGCTCGCCGGCGTCGACCTGGCCATCGTCGCCACTCTCGAAGAAGCCGGTCAGATCTCGTGGGGGGCCTTGGTCGTCGCCGTGTTCGGGGTGACGTCCGTCGCGGGCGGTCTGGTGTACGGAACGCTGCCCCGGCCGATGCCCACCTGGCTGCTGCTCGGTCTGCTCGGGCTGGTGACGATTCCGGCCGGACTTGCCCATGACTGGCCTTGGCTGTGTGTGGCCGTCATCGGTGCCGGTCTGCTCACCGCACCGACCCTCTCCACAGTCTCCGACGCGGTGAGCCGCCTGACGCCGGCCAGTGTGCGAGGCGAGGCGACCGGCCTGCAGTCCTCGGCGCTGAGCGCGGGGTTCGCGCTCGGCTCCCCGCTCGTGGGAGTGGCGATCGACGCCTCCGTGCCGGCGGGCGGCTTCGCGGCGGCCGGCCTGGCCGGCATTCTCGCCGCACTGACGGGATACCTGCTCTCGCGCCGGTCACCCGCCGTCGCACCGTCTCCGTCGTCCTCATCGCAGGCACTCGAGCCCTGCGACGCCGTCGCGCCGGCCCCCTGA
- a CDS encoding endonuclease/exonuclease/phosphatase family protein — translation MSWIAVVPFAGWALVRLSGFEPDWPWVPVVAYTPYAAAGAVVGVALAWVLRRRAAGVVGIATVMALGSAVVPRAFADGNPAVNGPVLRVLAANLMVGQADTDQLMALVGQIRPDVLTLQELTPEAMRRLEEAGVRERLPHAVTRPLPGVGGSAVYARYPLTAGEMIKVGAFGQARAWLAHPGGDRVEIVSVHPCAPKRVGRQPCWLGGLHALPRGGGQLRLLAGDFNATLDHLPMRELLASGYRDAADVMGRGFTATWPQALGRTWRLPGVTIDHVLADSRMAVRDFRVLELRHTDHRPIFAEVRLP, via the coding sequence ATGAGCTGGATCGCCGTTGTCCCGTTCGCCGGGTGGGCGCTGGTGCGGCTGAGCGGGTTCGAGCCGGACTGGCCGTGGGTGCCGGTGGTGGCGTACACGCCGTACGCGGCGGCCGGGGCGGTGGTCGGCGTGGCGCTGGCGTGGGTGCTGAGACGGCGGGCGGCGGGGGTGGTGGGGATCGCGACCGTGATGGCATTGGGGAGCGCCGTCGTTCCCCGGGCCTTCGCCGACGGCAATCCGGCCGTGAACGGGCCGGTGTTGCGGGTGCTGGCGGCCAACCTGATGGTGGGCCAGGCGGACACGGACCAGCTGATGGCCCTGGTCGGCCAGATACGGCCGGACGTGCTGACGCTGCAGGAACTCACCCCGGAGGCCATGCGGCGGCTGGAGGAGGCGGGTGTGCGTGAGAGGTTGCCGCACGCCGTCACGCGGCCGTTGCCGGGGGTCGGCGGGTCCGCCGTGTACGCGAGGTATCCGCTGACGGCCGGGGAGATGATCAAGGTGGGTGCGTTCGGGCAGGCCAGGGCGTGGCTGGCGCATCCCGGCGGGGACCGTGTGGAGATCGTCTCCGTGCACCCGTGCGCGCCCAAACGCGTCGGCCGGCAACCGTGCTGGCTGGGCGGCCTCCACGCGTTGCCGCGAGGCGGGGGGCAGCTGCGGCTGCTGGCGGGGGACTTCAACGCCACACTCGACCACCTGCCGATGCGTGAGCTGCTGGCATCGGGGTATCGGGACGCGGCCGACGTCATGGGACGCGGATTCACGGCGACCTGGCCGCAGGCGCTGGGCCGAACGTGGCGACTGCCCGGGGTGACGATCGACCACGTGCTCGCGGACTCGCGGATGGCGGTGCGGGACTTCCGCGTGCTGGAGTTGCGGCACACCGATCACCGGCCGATCTTCGCCGAGGTCAGGCTCCCGTGA
- a CDS encoding TetR/AcrR family transcriptional regulator — MSRPDAPSGRTGRPPVTSRAQILAAARQIIERDGWEKLTVRRLATELGIGTTTLYHHIRDREDLLVQLINELAERTLHLELPSEPRDRIIAAATAIHDSLAGVPWAAEILTTDGFLGRLGQPALRMVEAIVAGAIAHGCTPAQAVDVFRSIWYYTVGEILVRIHSARRRPADERDPFFSSSLDTSQLPRLAALGDQWPELAARDTYPQAIEAFVDGLLAQATSATP; from the coding sequence ATGTCTCGACCAGATGCACCCAGCGGCCGTACCGGTCGCCCCCCGGTCACCTCCCGCGCGCAGATCCTGGCGGCGGCCCGCCAGATCATCGAGCGAGACGGCTGGGAGAAGCTGACCGTTCGCCGGCTGGCGACAGAGCTCGGCATCGGGACAACAACCCTGTATCACCACATACGCGACAGGGAGGACCTGCTAGTCCAACTGATCAACGAACTCGCCGAACGGACCTTGCACCTCGAACTACCCAGCGAGCCACGCGACCGCATCATCGCGGCGGCCACCGCGATACACGATTCCCTCGCCGGCGTACCATGGGCCGCAGAGATCCTCACCACAGACGGTTTTCTCGGCCGCCTCGGCCAACCGGCCCTGCGGATGGTCGAAGCCATCGTGGCCGGAGCCATCGCCCACGGATGCACGCCCGCACAAGCCGTCGACGTCTTCCGCAGCATCTGGTACTACACCGTCGGCGAGATCCTCGTACGCATCCACTCCGCCCGCCGGCGGCCTGCCGACGAGCGCGATCCCTTTTTCAGCAGCAGCCTCGACACCTCCCAGCTCCCACGTTTGGCCGCCCTCGGTGACCAATGGCCGGAGCTGGCCGCGCGAGACACCTACCCCCAGGCGATCGAGGCCTTCGTCGACGGGCTGCTCGCGCAAGCGACGTCCGCAACTCCCTGA
- a CDS encoding MFS transporter gives MAVVQFMVSLDLSVVNVGLPQIAAGLGFSEVGLTWVIHAYALTFGGLLLLGGKAADRYGRKRVLLLGLGLFGLASLLGGFAQDPGQLVAARAGQGIGAAALAPAALALLVATFPEGKARVKAFGVWSAMNAAGGALGVLVGGVLTEYASWRWVMFVNVPMAAIALAIAWRGVAAGPPTARGGRPDLLGAVLATAGMTLLVFGVVRTDQYAWTSPVTLTTLAIAVALLAAFIHVERTTSREPLLRLGLFANRSVAGANAYSLLIGAAMASAFYFISLYLQQVLGTGPALTGIMFLPLALGVVVGSVLAIKFGYRVAPRTLLIIGGLLTAAGFAWFGMISADGAFVTDVLGPSLVASIGFGLCLGPVVSTATAGVAPHETGTASGLLNSSRQIGASLGLAVLGTAAQNRTGQAVTPQALNDGYALGLTLGAALLAAAVLIALTVLRRTR, from the coding sequence GTGGCCGTGGTGCAGTTCATGGTGTCGCTGGACCTGTCGGTGGTGAACGTCGGGCTCCCACAGATCGCGGCGGGTCTCGGTTTCAGCGAGGTGGGCCTGACCTGGGTGATCCACGCCTACGCGCTCACCTTCGGCGGGCTGCTCCTGCTGGGTGGCAAGGCGGCCGACCGGTATGGCCGCAAGCGGGTCCTGCTGCTCGGGCTCGGCCTGTTCGGCCTCGCCTCGCTGCTTGGCGGCTTCGCGCAGGACCCTGGCCAGCTTGTCGCCGCCCGTGCCGGGCAGGGCATCGGGGCCGCCGCGCTGGCTCCGGCCGCGCTGGCACTGCTGGTCGCGACGTTCCCCGAGGGCAAGGCTCGGGTGAAGGCCTTCGGTGTGTGGAGCGCGATGAACGCCGCCGGGGGTGCGCTCGGCGTGCTTGTCGGCGGAGTGCTCACCGAGTACGCCAGTTGGCGCTGGGTGATGTTCGTGAACGTGCCGATGGCCGCTATCGCGCTGGCCATCGCCTGGCGGGGTGTCGCCGCCGGTCCGCCGACCGCTCGTGGCGGCCGTCCTGACCTGCTCGGCGCCGTGCTGGCCACGGCGGGCATGACCCTGCTGGTGTTCGGCGTCGTCCGCACCGATCAGTATGCGTGGACCTCACCGGTCACCCTGACGACCCTGGCGATCGCTGTCGCGCTGCTGGCCGCGTTCATCCACGTGGAGCGAACCACCTCTCGTGAACCGCTGCTCCGGCTCGGCCTGTTCGCCAACCGCTCGGTCGCCGGCGCGAACGCCTACAGCCTCCTGATCGGTGCGGCCATGGCGTCGGCCTTCTACTTCATCTCCCTCTATCTGCAGCAGGTCCTCGGGACCGGGCCGGCGCTGACCGGGATCATGTTCCTGCCGCTGGCCCTCGGCGTCGTCGTCGGCTCCGTGCTCGCCATCAAGTTCGGCTACCGCGTGGCTCCCCGCACCCTCCTGATCATCGGCGGTCTGCTGACCGCGGCCGGGTTCGCGTGGTTCGGCATGATCAGCGCGGATGGTGCTTTCGTCACCGACGTCCTGGGACCCTCCCTTGTCGCCAGCATCGGCTTCGGGCTCTGCCTCGGACCGGTCGTCTCCACCGCCACCGCCGGCGTCGCCCCCCACGAAACCGGCACCGCATCCGGCCTGCTCAACAGCTCCCGCCAGATCGGCGCCTCGCTCGGGCTGGCCGTTCTCGGCACCGCTGCGCAGAACCGCACCGGCCAGGCTGTCACCCCCCAGGCGCTCAACGACGGGTACGCCCTCGGCCTGACGCTCGGCGCCGCCCTCCTGGCGGCCGCCGTCCTCATCGCGCTCACCGTGCTCCGCCGTACCAGATGA